One segment of Palaemon carinicauda isolate YSFRI2023 chromosome 35, ASM3689809v2, whole genome shotgun sequence DNA contains the following:
- the LOC137627440 gene encoding larval cuticle protein 16/17-like codes for MKDEKSLVVYKGLSALPIAQDRRCREIDMKISLLFVLVLVALAAGRSKYEILNFELDNQGQQQKGLAGKAVKGQYSWTAPDGNEYYVKYEADSFGYRVLEANVVPQAPTVNRNAPEDDNDK; via the exons ATGAAAGACGAAAAGAGCCTAGTTGTATATAAGGGGCTATCGGCGTTGCCTATTGCTCAAGACAGACGCTGCCGTGAAATAGACATGAAGATTTCG CTCCTCTTCGTCCTGGTGCTTGTAGCCCTTGCAGCTGGCCGATCGAAGTATGAAATCCTGAACTTCGAGTTGGACAACCAGGGGCAGCAGCAGAAAGGTCTGGCAGGAAAGGCAGTGAAAGGTCAGTATTCCTGGACGGCGCCTGACGGCAACGAGTATTACGTTAAGTACGAGGCTGACAGCTTCGGATATCGGGTCCTTGAGGCCAATGTTGTTCCTCAAGCACCTACCGTTAATCGAAATGCACCGGAGGATGATAATGACAAATGA
- the LOC137627441 gene encoding cuticle protein CP575-like yields the protein MKVLLLIALGLVALAAALPSDDIVDFELDDHEQEQEGQPGRAVQGEYSWTAPDGNEYYVKYEADRFGYRVVEDNVVPRVPDADLPERADEDDEDDN from the exons ATGAAGGTCCTT ctCCTTATCGCCCTTGGCCTTGTGGCCCTGGCTGCTGCTCTCCCCTCCGATGACATCGTGGACTTCGAGTTGGACGACCACGAGCAGGAGCAGGAGGGTCAGCCTGGAAGGGCCGTGCAAGGGGAATACTCCTGGACCGCTCCTGACGGCAACGAGTATTACGTCAAGTACGAGGCTGACAGATTCGGATACAGAGTCGTTGAGGACAACGTCGTTCCCAGGGTTCCCGACGCAGATCTCCCGGAACGCGctgacgaagacgacgaagacgataaCTGA
- the LOC137627442 gene encoding cuticle protein CP575-like — protein MKVLLLIALGLVALAAAHPSDDIVDFELDDQEQEQEGQPGRAVQGEYSWTAPDGNEYYVKYEADRFGYRVVEDNVVPRVPDADDEDDN, from the exons ATGAAGGTCCTT CTCCTTATCGCCCTTGGCCTTGTGGCCCTGGCTGCTGCTCACCCCTCCGATGACATCGTGGACTTCGAGTTGGACGACCAAGAGCAGGAGCAGGAGGGTCAGCCTGGAAGGGCCGTGCAAGGGGAATACTCCTGGACCGCTCCTGACGGCAACGAGTATTACGTCAAGTACGAGGCTGACAGATTCGGATACAGAGTCGTCGAGGACAACGTCGTCCCCAGGGTTCCCGACGCAGACGACGAAGACGATAACTGA
- the LOC137627443 gene encoding cuticle protein CP575-like — MKFILLIALGLVALAAARPSDDIVDFELDDQEQEQEGQPGRAVQGEYSWTAPDGNEYYVKYEADRFGYRVVEDNVVPRVPDADDEDDN; from the exons ATGAAGTTCATT CTCCTTATCGCCCTCGGCCTTGTGGCCCTGGCTGCTGCTCGCCCTTCCGATGACATCGTGGACTTCGAGTTGGACGACCAAGAGCAGGAGCAGGAGGGTCAGCCGGGAAGGGCCGTGCAAGGGGAATACTCCTGGACCGCTCCTGACGGCAACGAGTATTACGTCAAGTACGAGGCTGACAGATTCGGATACAGAGTCGTCGAGGACAACGTCGTCCCCAGGGTTCCCGACGCAGACGACGAAGACGATAACTGA